The candidate division WOR-3 bacterium sequence AACCCCAACTGCCGAGTGAGCAGGATCGAAATAATAATTGGCTCGGTTTGGAGGTTGCAGATTTGTCTTCTGAAGATAAAGAAAATGCTGAGTGCGAACAGGGCGTTAAAGTATTATCGGTCAGGCCTCGTTCGCTTGCAGAAGACGCCGGCTTCCAACCCGGTGATATTATTTTAAAAATAAACGAACGACAAATTGCGGACCATCATGATTTCGAACAGATCACTAAGGAGATTGCCGGGTCAAAAGAACCGGTTCTTGTATACATTAAAAGAAACCGGCAACCGATGTTTATTGCGGTTCAACCACGAAACTGATAGACAATGAAATTTGAAATCATAAAGAGCTATAGGAGGTAGTATAGAGAGCAGTTCTGGTATTTAATGGTTTTAGCAGATAGTAATACAAGAAAAGTTCATTCTCCAGCGCCAGTTTATCATAAGAGTTTGTATTTGGTGTTATTAATTATTAAAAGGAGAATTTTATGCACCCTTTGATTTTAGACGGTAAGTTAATTGCTAAACAGATCAAAAATGAGCTTAAGGTTAGAGTTGCAGAATTAAAAGGACATGGTATAAATCCTAAATTGAGCATTGTTATGATCGGCTCATATCCTCCTTCACTTATATATGTGTCAAATAAAGTAAACGCCTGTAAACAACTGGGAATAGAATCCGAAGTGATTCAATTTCCTGAAGAAACTCAAGAGCAGGAAGTGATTGACACAATCAATCGTCTCAATGAAAATCCAGCAGTTCATGGAATTATCCTTCAATTACCACTTCCCCAACATATTGATACTGAGGTAATGTTGGGATTAATCGCACCCAATAAGGATGTTGACGGGTTGACACCAATAAATTTGGGACGATTGTTAGCCGGTAACCCAGTTTTTGTCCCCGCAACTCCAGCAGGAATCGTAGAATTGCTTCGACGATACTCAATTAAGACATCAGGCAGACGCACGGTGATAATCGGACGAGGTCTGTTAGTGGGCAGACCTTTGGCAAATCTACTACTTCGTAAGGGTGAGTATGGAGATGCTACAATCGTCGTTACTCACAGTCAAACCAAGGATTTGATTTCAATATGCAAAATTGCGGAAATACTTGTCGTGGCAGTTGGCAAACCTAATTTTGTTACCGGGGAGATGATAAATGAAGGAGTGGTTATTATTGATGCTGGTATCAACAGAACCAATGAAGGAATAGTTGGTGACGTAAACTTTGAATCTGCAGTTCGTAAGTCATCAGCAATTACACCGGTTCCTGGTGGGGTGGGACCGATGACAGTAGCAATGCTGCTGAGCAACACGGTTTTGGCTGCTGAGTTAAACTCGGGATTAAAAACGGAGCGTCAATGAATATAACAGCACGGATTGAAAGTGACCGTCGGCTAATCAACCTCCATCTGAATCGGATTTTGAAATTTGGCGTTGCAGTTCCCAAACGACTTGCTGCTGCAATGCGTTATGGTGTTCTCAGTCCCGGGAAACGCATCAGGCCGATTCTGGCACTGGAGACCTATTTTGCATGTGGTGGGAAACGACGTGACTGGATATTGCCTTTCTGCTGCGGATTGGAATTGATACATTCCTTTTCGCTGATTCATGATGATCTTCCAGCCCTTGATAATGATAATTACCGCCGGGGTCAGCCTACCGTTCACCGAAAATTTGACGAGGCGACGGCGATCATTGCAGGCGATGCGTTACTAGCGAAGGCATTTGAGGTTTTTGCATTGAGCAGGGCACCCGATGAACGGAAAATCAGGGCCATACATGCCATTTCCTCAGCCATTGGACCCAGCGGAATGGCAGGCGGTCAGATTCTTGACATTGATCAATTTTCACGAATAGATTATTTCAGAATCGCGAAATTAAAAACAGCAGAATTCTTTGCGGTTGCCATCACTACTGGTGCTATTATCGCTGGCGTCAGCATCAAACAGGAAAGGTGGTTATTTAAACTGGGTATCGATTTGGGAACTTTATTCCAATTGACTGACGATTTACTCGACTATGCGACGGACCGCTCGGATTCGTCTGTTAGGCGGAATACCAAATTAACCTTTAATCAATTACAACTTGA is a genomic window containing:
- a CDS encoding bifunctional 5,10-methylenetetrahydrofolate dehydrogenase/5,10-methenyltetrahydrofolate cyclohydrolase — its product is MHPLILDGKLIAKQIKNELKVRVAELKGHGINPKLSIVMIGSYPPSLIYVSNKVNACKQLGIESEVIQFPEETQEQEVIDTINRLNENPAVHGIILQLPLPQHIDTEVMLGLIAPNKDVDGLTPINLGRLLAGNPVFVPATPAGIVELLRRYSIKTSGRRTVIIGRGLLVGRPLANLLLRKGEYGDATIVVTHSQTKDLISICKIAEILVVAVGKPNFVTGEMINEGVVIIDAGINRTNEGIVGDVNFESAVRKSSAITPVPGGVGPMTVAMLLSNTVLAAELNSGLKTERQ
- a CDS encoding polyprenyl synthetase family protein: MNITARIESDRRLINLHLNRILKFGVAVPKRLAAAMRYGVLSPGKRIRPILALETYFACGGKRRDWILPFCCGLELIHSFSLIHDDLPALDNDNYRRGQPTVHRKFDEATAIIAGDALLAKAFEVFALSRAPDERKIRAIHAISSAIGPSGMAGGQILDIDQFSRIDYFRIAKLKTAEFFAVAITTGAIIAGVSIKQERWLFKLGIDLGTLFQLTDDLLDYATDRSDSSVRRNTKLTFNQLQLEAQKLAQNTEMRFRQLGPEFDFFAQLTELILKRQQ